One segment of Pandoraea pnomenusa DNA contains the following:
- the kdgD gene encoding 5-dehydro-4-deoxyglucarate dehydratase, whose amino-acid sequence MTAPQELKQIVSDGLLSFPVTDFDAHGDFDARGYAARLEWLSPFGATALFAAGGTGEFFSLTPQDYSAVIKTAVDTCAGKVPILAGAGGPTRMAIAYAQEAERLGAKGVLLMPHYLTEASLDGIAAHVEQVCRSVNIGVIVYNRANSKLGADELERLADACPNLIGFKDGVGDIERMVQIRRRMGERFSYLGGLPTAEVYAAAYRALGVPVYSSAVFNFIPKTAMAFYRAVCENDQATMGRLLDTFFLPYLEIRNRCPGYAVSIVKAGAKLVGHDAGPVRAPLTDLLPQEVEALDALIKQVEG is encoded by the coding sequence ATGACCGCACCTCAAGAACTCAAGCAGATCGTCTCCGACGGCTTGTTGTCTTTCCCCGTGACCGACTTCGACGCCCACGGCGACTTCGATGCCCGTGGCTACGCCGCGCGCCTGGAGTGGCTCTCGCCGTTCGGCGCAACGGCGCTCTTCGCGGCGGGCGGCACGGGCGAATTCTTCTCGCTCACCCCGCAGGACTACAGCGCCGTGATCAAGACGGCGGTCGATACCTGCGCGGGCAAGGTGCCGATCCTGGCCGGTGCGGGTGGACCGACGCGCATGGCGATCGCCTATGCGCAGGAAGCCGAGCGCCTCGGCGCCAAGGGGGTGCTGCTCATGCCGCACTACCTCACCGAGGCGAGCCTCGACGGCATTGCCGCTCACGTCGAACAGGTCTGCCGGTCGGTGAACATCGGCGTGATCGTCTACAACCGCGCCAATTCGAAACTGGGCGCCGACGAGCTGGAGCGCCTGGCCGACGCCTGCCCCAACCTGATCGGCTTCAAGGACGGTGTGGGCGACATTGAGCGCATGGTGCAGATCCGTCGCCGCATGGGCGAGCGCTTCTCGTATCTCGGCGGCCTGCCCACGGCGGAAGTCTATGCCGCGGCCTACCGCGCGCTGGGCGTTCCGGTGTATTCCTCGGCCGTGTTCAACTTCATTCCGAAAACGGCCATGGCGTTCTACCGCGCCGTGTGCGAGAACGATCAGGCCACCATGGGCCGCCTGCTCGACACGTTCTTCCTGCCCTACCTGGAAATCCGTAATCGCTGCCCGGGCTACGCGGTGAGTATCGTCAAGGCAGGAGCGAAGCTCGTCGGCCATGACGCCGGTCCGGTGCGCGCGCCGCTGACCGACCTGTTGCCGCAGGAAGTCGAAGCCCTCGACGCACTCATCAAGCAAGTCGAAGGCTAA
- a CDS encoding nitrate reductase associated protein has protein sequence MHLYQRLPIFVFEIEACENLKYITMAIRFNLDRNGLHLSLADWQRLPQEARNTLASCVPGDDDFAARLAEIARDHLGQAVERCEDAASTAWQDTNALPPGLLRQCEMADLLPPDVGDWATLTPFRRYVLTKLSRRDTLNHCFVPAMLEFGLAQTQAGI, from the coding sequence ATGCATCTTTATCAGCGTTTGCCGATCTTCGTTTTCGAGATCGAAGCGTGCGAGAACTTGAAGTACATCACGATGGCGATCCGCTTCAATCTGGATCGCAACGGCCTGCATCTTTCGCTGGCCGACTGGCAGCGCCTGCCGCAGGAAGCGCGCAATACGCTGGCGTCGTGCGTGCCCGGCGACGATGACTTCGCGGCGCGGCTGGCGGAAATCGCCCGCGACCATCTCGGACAGGCGGTCGAACGCTGCGAGGATGCCGCGTCCACCGCATGGCAGGATACGAACGCCTTGCCCCCGGGGCTGCTCAGGCAATGCGAGATGGCCGACTTGCTGCCACCCGACGTCGGCGACTGGGCTACGCTCACGCCGTTTCGTCGCTATGTACTCACGAAGCTGTCGCGCCGCGACACGCTCAATCACTGCTTCGTGCCTGCCATGCTCGAGTTCGGGCTGGCACAAACCCAGGCCGGGATCTAA
- a CDS encoding DMT family transporter, which translates to MTTQLAYLAALGAALCWACSGMIAITPVRRAGSFPFNYARMLLVFAMLLLALAVLRGWPSLTLEQWLRLAASGLIGILVGDTILYTSLGRLGPRRNSIIFATNAPMTAVLGYAWLGESLGWRAVAGVALVTAGVALAIAFGGRRDDAHHWESVRGDVRVGVAIGLTAALCHAIGTLIAKPVMAAGVDPVGASAIRVGVSALGLTIVAARRGRAVFANFTPGTLALTAASGFVGVAVGMTLLLYGMGHGNTGVIATLSATTPVMVLPLLWIRTRQRPAAGAWWGALIASAGVALIFNR; encoded by the coding sequence ATGACGACCCAACTCGCCTACCTCGCCGCGCTCGGCGCCGCCCTCTGCTGGGCCTGCAGCGGCATGATCGCCATCACGCCTGTTCGCCGGGCCGGCTCGTTCCCCTTCAATTACGCCCGCATGCTGCTGGTCTTCGCGATGCTGCTCCTTGCGCTCGCGGTGCTGCGCGGCTGGCCGTCGCTCACGCTGGAACAATGGCTGCGGCTCGCGGCGTCGGGCCTGATCGGCATTCTCGTGGGCGACACGATTCTGTACACCTCGCTCGGCCGGCTCGGGCCGCGCCGCAATTCGATCATCTTCGCGACGAACGCACCGATGACCGCCGTGCTCGGTTATGCGTGGCTCGGCGAGTCGCTCGGATGGCGCGCGGTGGCCGGGGTGGCGCTGGTGACGGCGGGCGTGGCGCTGGCGATCGCGTTCGGCGGACGCCGGGACGATGCGCACCACTGGGAGTCGGTACGCGGCGATGTTCGGGTAGGGGTGGCGATCGGACTGACGGCGGCGTTGTGCCACGCCATCGGCACGTTGATCGCCAAGCCGGTGATGGCGGCGGGCGTGGACCCGGTTGGGGCGTCGGCCATTCGAGTGGGGGTGTCGGCGCTGGGTCTCACGATCGTCGCGGCACGGCGTGGGCGCGCCGTCTTCGCCAATTTCACGCCCGGTACGCTGGCGCTTACGGCGGCGTCGGGCTTCGTCGGCGTGGCCGTCGGCATGACGCTGCTGCTCTATGGCATGGGGCATGGCAACACGGGCGTCATTGCAACGCTCTCGGCGACCACGCCGGTCATGGTGCTGCCCCTGCTGTGGATTCGCACGCGTCAGCGTCCGGCGGCAGGCGCGTGGTGGGGGGCGCTGATCGCAAGCGCCGGCGTGGCGCTGATCTTCAATCGATGA
- a CDS encoding DUF4088 family protein — MSRIALTLSDTALADLRKDFDAFVRISAAVDRHFTPPPFDDFLRARLLDSTVPLTEAAVAQLLAGGHYAWAKRTFDKQFPDVVSIILNQARQHGFYFVSRPEWTREDMSRQASRWAEGIVREAKGEERIVESLAGQIVSSAQDLRALEATLQTPAWRTASVLRERVFEAKRAVESVRPLQAREKLGELRALLDLAVIYGSVGTQEAEQILEYLRVLRPELFNDDPGIFERLAAWLRRLLTPSVARPSIAPPVSPPQLTEEAPHQTRDALQSPMTR, encoded by the coding sequence ATGAGCCGCATCGCCCTGACCCTCTCCGATACCGCCCTCGCCGACCTGAGGAAGGATTTCGACGCCTTCGTGCGCATCAGCGCCGCCGTCGATCGCCACTTCACCCCGCCGCCGTTCGACGACTTCCTGCGCGCCCGCTTGCTCGACAGCACCGTGCCGCTCACCGAAGCCGCCGTGGCGCAACTGCTCGCCGGCGGCCACTACGCCTGGGCAAAACGCACCTTCGACAAGCAATTCCCCGACGTCGTCTCGATCATCCTGAATCAGGCGCGCCAGCACGGGTTCTATTTCGTCTCTCGCCCCGAGTGGACGCGCGAGGACATGTCGCGCCAGGCAAGCCGCTGGGCCGAAGGCATCGTGCGCGAGGCGAAAGGCGAGGAGCGCATCGTGGAATCGCTCGCCGGTCAGATCGTCAGTTCGGCGCAGGACCTGCGCGCGCTCGAAGCCACCCTGCAAACGCCCGCGTGGCGCACCGCTTCGGTGCTTCGCGAACGCGTTTTCGAGGCCAAGCGCGCCGTCGAGTCGGTGCGCCCGCTGCAAGCCCGCGAGAAGCTCGGCGAATTGCGTGCGCTATTGGACCTGGCGGTGATTTACGGGTCGGTCGGCACTCAGGAGGCCGAACAGATTCTGGAGTACCTGCGGGTGTTGCGTCCGGAACTGTTCAACGACGATCCGGGAATCTTCGAGCGCCTGGCCGCATGGCTGCGCCGCCTGCTCACGCCGAGCGTCGCTCGCCCGAGCATTGCGCCGCCCGTGTCGCCGCCGCAACTCACTGAAGAAGCGCCGCATCAGACCCGCGACGCCTTGCAGTCCCCGATGACGCGCTAG
- the egtD gene encoding L-histidine N(alpha)-methyltransferase, with protein MSQATQATAFVCPSLPDNAFATDVLAGLGHTPKTLPSVWLYDRRGSELFEEITGLDEYYQTRTETALLGECAAAIADVIGPDAVVVEFGSGSSRKTPLLLDALVTPRAYVPVDIADDFLDDAVATLARRCPGIPMLPVRADFTRPFRLPPQLQNTQGPRLGFFPGSTIGNFAPGQAAAFLAHVGKMLGPRRRMVVGVDACKDPAVLLPAYDDARGVTARFDLNVLTRINRELDGDLPLDAFRHEARFNASASRIEMHLVAQRPFQATVLGRRFDFAAGESIHTENSYKYGQTEFRALAASAGWDVERVWLDARARFAVYLLRPVSEEK; from the coding sequence ATGTCGCAAGCTACCCAAGCCACGGCGTTCGTTTGCCCGTCGTTACCGGACAACGCCTTTGCCACCGACGTGCTCGCCGGTCTCGGCCACACGCCCAAGACCCTGCCCAGTGTCTGGCTGTACGACCGGCGTGGCAGCGAACTCTTCGAGGAAATCACCGGCCTCGACGAGTATTACCAGACGCGCACCGAAACCGCGCTGCTCGGCGAATGCGCGGCAGCCATCGCCGACGTGATCGGCCCCGACGCCGTGGTCGTCGAATTCGGCAGCGGTTCGAGCCGCAAGACGCCGCTGCTGCTCGATGCCCTCGTCACGCCGCGCGCCTACGTGCCCGTGGACATCGCCGACGACTTCCTCGACGACGCCGTCGCCACGCTCGCGCGCCGCTGCCCCGGCATTCCCATGCTGCCGGTGCGCGCCGACTTCACCCGGCCATTCCGCCTGCCGCCGCAGTTGCAGAACACGCAGGGTCCGCGACTCGGCTTCTTTCCCGGCTCGACGATCGGCAATTTCGCGCCCGGGCAGGCTGCGGCATTCCTCGCCCACGTGGGCAAGATGCTCGGCCCGCGCCGCCGCATGGTCGTGGGGGTCGACGCCTGCAAGGACCCCGCGGTGCTGCTGCCGGCCTACGATGACGCGCGTGGCGTGACGGCACGATTCGACCTGAATGTGCTCACGCGCATCAACCGTGAGCTGGACGGTGACCTGCCGCTCGACGCCTTCCGCCACGAAGCCCGCTTCAATGCCAGCGCCAGCCGCATCGAAATGCATCTGGTGGCGCAGCGCCCGTTCCAGGCGACGGTGCTCGGCCGTCGCTTCGATTTCGCCGCCGGCGAGTCCATCCACACGGAGAACTCCTACAAGTACGGACAAACGGAGTTCCGGGCATTGGCCGCCTCCGCAGGCTGGGACGTCGAGCGCGTCTGGCTCGACGCCCGGGCGCGATTCGCCGTCTACCTGCTGCGCCCGGTCAGCGAAGAAAAATGA
- the egtB gene encoding ergothioneine biosynthesis protein EgtB, translated as MTLPCRTSQAEAPSGASPEAPRSRTARDGPSIRVLTSTASLPERFDAVRAASVAFAQGLSDADATVQSMPDASPVKWHLAHTTWFFETFLLGEPAHLGGQRYRPYDPRFAYLFNSYYEAAGPRHPRPQRGLLTRPTLDDVLAYRRHVDAAMHELLLHADLHPDVAALVTLGLHHEQQHQELMHTDLLHLFAQNPLRPAHLASPRRIEPAGPLQWIEHDGGRYRVGHEGATHEHFAFDCETPAHDVLLRPFAIASRVVTNGEWRAFIEDSGYRMAGLWLSDGWATVQREGWGHPLYWELRDGQWQSMTLAGMHPVDDDAPVQHVSYFEADAFARWADKRLPTEQEWEVAANAASSTSTAMTQCFGPVWQWTASPYVAYPGFRTAAGAVGEYNGKFMCGQFVLRGGSVATPPGHTRATYRNFFYPHQRWQFSGLRLAEDR; from the coding sequence ATGACCCTGCCCTGTCGTACGTCGCAAGCCGAGGCGCCCTCCGGCGCCTCCCCCGAAGCCCCCCGATCCCGCACCGCGCGAGACGGCCCGTCGATCCGCGTATTGACGTCCACCGCGTCGCTGCCGGAACGATTCGATGCCGTGCGAGCCGCGTCGGTCGCTTTCGCGCAAGGCCTGTCGGATGCCGATGCCACCGTGCAGTCGATGCCCGATGCGAGCCCCGTCAAGTGGCATCTCGCCCACACGACCTGGTTCTTCGAAACCTTCCTGCTCGGCGAGCCCGCGCACCTCGGCGGCCAGCGCTACCGCCCCTACGATCCGCGCTTCGCCTATCTCTTCAACTCGTATTACGAGGCGGCCGGCCCGCGGCATCCGCGTCCGCAGCGCGGACTGCTCACGCGCCCCACACTCGACGACGTGCTCGCCTATCGCCGTCATGTCGACGCCGCCATGCACGAGTTGCTGTTGCACGCCGACCTGCATCCGGATGTCGCCGCCCTCGTGACACTCGGCCTGCATCACGAGCAGCAGCACCAGGAACTGATGCACACCGACTTGCTGCATCTGTTCGCGCAGAATCCGCTGCGCCCCGCACACCTCGCTTCGCCGCGCCGCATCGAGCCCGCGGGTCCGCTGCAATGGATCGAGCACGACGGTGGACGATACCGCGTCGGCCATGAAGGCGCGACGCACGAGCACTTCGCCTTCGACTGCGAAACCCCCGCGCACGACGTGCTGCTGCGCCCCTTCGCCATCGCCTCGCGCGTGGTGACCAATGGCGAGTGGCGGGCGTTCATCGAAGACAGCGGCTACCGCATGGCCGGCCTGTGGTTGTCCGACGGATGGGCAACCGTGCAGCGCGAAGGCTGGGGCCATCCGCTTTACTGGGAGTTGCGCGACGGCCAGTGGCAATCGATGACGCTCGCGGGCATGCATCCCGTCGACGATGACGCGCCAGTCCAGCACGTGAGCTACTTCGAAGCCGACGCCTTCGCCCGCTGGGCGGACAAGCGTCTGCCGACAGAACAGGAGTGGGAGGTCGCGGCGAACGCGGCATCATCCACGTCGACCGCCATGACGCAATGCTTTGGCCCGGTATGGCAATGGACCGCCAGTCCATATGTCGCCTATCCGGGTTTCCGCACGGCGGCGGGGGCCGTCGGCGAATACAACGGCAAATTCATGTGCGGACAGTTCGTGTTGCGCGGCGGCTCGGTTGCCACGCCGCCCGGCCACACACGCGCCACGTACCGCAACTTCTTCTACCCGCATCAGCGCTGGCAATTCAGCGGCCTGAGGCTCGCGGAGGACCGCTGA
- a CDS encoding chromate transporter encodes MNTLLDLFLHGSLWSLLAVGGTNVTLADIHRYAVDTRHWITDAQFVTFFSLAQAAPGPNGMAVTLIGLQAAGLPGAFTATLAKCAPSSLLAYLVGGWVDRHETSPWVRAVRAGLAPITVGLLAASSALLAREIDINAARALVTLVAIAITLRTRWNPLWLIAGGSLLGLTGWLT; translated from the coding sequence GTGAATACCCTTCTCGACCTGTTCCTGCATGGCTCGCTCTGGTCGCTGCTCGCCGTTGGCGGCACCAACGTCACGCTCGCCGATATCCATCGCTACGCCGTCGACACCCGCCACTGGATCACCGACGCGCAGTTCGTCACGTTCTTTTCGCTCGCCCAGGCCGCCCCCGGCCCCAATGGCATGGCTGTCACGCTGATCGGCCTGCAAGCGGCCGGCCTCCCCGGCGCATTCACCGCCACTCTCGCCAAATGTGCCCCCAGCTCGCTACTGGCCTATCTCGTCGGCGGCTGGGTCGATCGCCACGAAACGTCGCCGTGGGTGCGCGCCGTTCGTGCGGGCCTCGCGCCCATCACCGTCGGTCTGCTCGCCGCCAGCAGCGCCTTGCTCGCGCGAGAAATCGACATCAACGCGGCACGCGCACTGGTCACGCTCGTGGCCATCGCCATCACGCTTCGCACTCGCTGGAACCCGTTGTGGCTCATTGCCGGCGGCAGCCTGCTCGGCCTGACCGGCTGGTTGACCTAA
- a CDS encoding chromate transporter — protein sequence MSTDPTATTAPRASNSPSATYDVARTPTPPTCWELALAFGTVGATGFGGVLPWARRMIVDQRRWLTDREFAELLPLAQLLPGPNVANIATVLGRRFRGPRGAAAAVAGLYTCPTLVIILIGFAYARWGQTPTVQHLLSGLMPAATGLVIATALRLLAGLERHWTTATFAAATFVGSFVFGLPLLLVLGVLGPCAIVTAHHLRRKRDAAS from the coding sequence GTGAGCACCGATCCCACTGCCACCACCGCGCCCCGCGCTTCCAACTCCCCGAGCGCCACTTACGACGTCGCCCGTACGCCAACCCCGCCCACCTGCTGGGAACTGGCCCTCGCCTTCGGCACCGTCGGCGCCACGGGTTTCGGGGGGGTGCTGCCCTGGGCCCGCCGGATGATCGTCGATCAGCGCCGCTGGCTCACCGACCGTGAATTCGCGGAACTGCTGCCGCTCGCCCAATTGCTCCCGGGCCCGAACGTCGCCAACATCGCCACCGTACTCGGACGCCGCTTCCGTGGTCCCCGCGGCGCGGCAGCCGCCGTCGCCGGCCTCTACACCTGCCCGACCCTCGTCATCATCCTGATCGGCTTCGCTTACGCGCGTTGGGGACAAACGCCCACTGTCCAGCATCTGCTCTCCGGCCTGATGCCGGCCGCCACCGGACTCGTGATCGCCACCGCGCTGCGCCTGCTCGCCGGGCTGGAACGACACTGGACCACCGCGACGTTCGCCGCCGCCACGTTCGTCGGCAGTTTCGTGTTCGGCCTGCCACTGTTGCTCGTGCTCGGCGTGCTCGGCCCCTGCGCGATCGTCACGGCCCATCACCTTCGCAGAAAACGCGACGCCGCTTCGTGA
- a CDS encoding helix-hairpin-helix domain-containing protein, producing MTRPDRRQFDIIKSGVGRMEANMGPKRQELIEVLAKLADLLEINGGQHWRAWLLRAKARLENSDYSGIEYLLQAYGGMGSFNDFVAPQRAIEGQPTGEIRVLRTER from the coding sequence GTGACCCGACCAGATCGTCGACAATTCGACATTATCAAGAGCGGCGTTGGACGGATGGAGGCAAATATGGGACCCAAAAGGCAAGAGCTGATCGAGGTGTTGGCCAAACTCGCCGATCTACTTGAAATCAACGGGGGACAGCACTGGCGCGCTTGGTTGCTTCGTGCCAAAGCTCGTTTAGAAAATTCGGATTACTCCGGTATTGAATATTTGCTTCAGGCGTACGGAGGTATGGGCTCGTTCAATGACTTTGTTGCGCCACAGCGCGCTATAGAGGGGCAGCCCACCGGGGAAATCCGGGTACTTCGAACTGAACGATGA
- a CDS encoding Rrf2 family transcriptional regulator: protein MKTDSRMSRVLHALIHMKHADGPLTSEALGEMLCTNAVVVRRLFSGLRDIGYVTSEKGHGGGWVLAESLENITLLDVYRAVGEPSLFSHLVSEDHPECLVEQAVNAHLSATLLEAEAVLLKKFGTVTIAMLAGEVETSALRSKSSRAGNK from the coding sequence ATGAAGACCGATAGCCGCATGTCTCGCGTCTTGCACGCGTTGATTCACATGAAGCATGCGGATGGTCCGCTCACCTCCGAAGCGCTCGGTGAAATGCTGTGCACGAACGCCGTCGTCGTGAGGCGCTTGTTCAGCGGCCTGCGCGATATTGGATACGTCACTTCGGAGAAAGGGCACGGAGGCGGTTGGGTGCTGGCCGAATCCCTCGAAAACATCACGCTACTGGACGTCTACCGTGCGGTCGGCGAACCTTCGCTTTTCTCGCATCTTGTTTCGGAGGATCATCCGGAATGTCTTGTCGAACAAGCTGTGAATGCCCATCTTTCGGCGACGCTTCTCGAAGCCGAGGCTGTCCTGCTGAAAAAGTTCGGGACGGTCACCATTGCGATGCTTGCTGGAGAGGTTGAAACTTCGGCGTTGCGGTCGAAATCGTCTCGCGCAGGGAATAAATAG
- a CDS encoding NAD(P)/FAD-dependent oxidoreductase yields MDEHYDVIVIGGSFAGLSAAMQLARARRRVLVLDSRTPRNRFASHAHGFLGQDGKAPGEIIHEATAQLSAYPTAHFATGEARTAERVDDGFIVTQSSGSIASADRLILATGVRDELPSLPGLDERWGISVLHCPYCHGYEVADKRLGVLATHSLSIHQAMLVPDWGPTTWFSQGIVEPSPEETALLEARNVRIERTPVVEVLGDVPGMTGLRLADGRAIDIDALFVGPRTQMASPLAKQLGCEFDEGPIGPVIRVDDWKQTTVPGVFAAGDAASAWSNATFASAAGVAAGVAAHRSLIFGL; encoded by the coding sequence ATGGACGAGCACTACGATGTCATCGTGATCGGCGGCAGCTTCGCCGGTCTTTCCGCCGCAATGCAGCTGGCGCGCGCGCGACGGCGTGTGCTTGTGCTCGATAGCAGAACGCCACGCAATCGATTCGCATCGCACGCTCATGGTTTTCTCGGGCAGGATGGCAAGGCGCCCGGCGAGATCATCCATGAGGCGACGGCGCAACTCTCGGCGTATCCGACGGCGCACTTCGCGACAGGCGAAGCACGCACGGCGGAGCGTGTTGACGATGGCTTCATCGTCACGCAAAGCAGTGGGAGCATCGCAAGCGCGGATCGATTGATCCTTGCGACGGGCGTTCGAGACGAACTGCCCTCTCTCCCCGGCCTGGATGAACGATGGGGTATCAGCGTGCTGCATTGTCCGTATTGTCACGGTTACGAAGTCGCGGACAAACGGCTCGGCGTCCTGGCGACGCATTCATTATCGATTCATCAGGCGATGCTCGTTCCCGACTGGGGGCCGACAACCTGGTTTTCGCAAGGCATCGTCGAGCCGTCGCCCGAAGAGACTGCGTTGCTCGAAGCCCGCAATGTGCGAATCGAACGGACGCCGGTCGTGGAAGTGCTTGGCGACGTACCCGGCATGACAGGATTGCGTCTCGCCGACGGCCGCGCCATCGACATCGATGCACTGTTTGTGGGGCCGCGCACCCAGATGGCAAGTCCGCTCGCAAAGCAGCTCGGATGCGAGTTCGACGAAGGTCCGATAGGTCCCGTTATCCGCGTGGACGACTGGAAGCAGACCACCGTTCCGGGAGTGTTTGCCGCTGGCGATGCGGCGAGCGCATGGTCCAACGCGACGTTCGCCTCGGCCGCCGGCGTTGCAGCGGGCGTCGCGGCACATCGCTCGCTCATTTTTGGCTTGTAA
- a CDS encoding acyltransferase family protein translates to MTDVTTRNRKIDFLRGISILLVLFHHFNIAYRLNDTFLSRVFGWEAVRAVVRNGNYGVTMFFVISGYLITSNAIRRWSELGQVDVRAFYGLRIARIVPCLLLLLAVVNALALAGIAVFQNHSPAGTPVSFWLVNLASLTFWMNVLISTHGWTNYALGVLWSLSVEEVFYLSFPLLCLAFRREGQLVAFWLACIVVGPAYRFLHQGDEGGYLYAYFACFDAIATGCCAALLARRAVWRGRAWSMLAWPTAVAMTFVYLAWPIHESNVFGVTAIAFGTAVLLLAANDRPDGSIVRSTRASTVLEGFGRLSYELYLFHLIVLGLLRTIFPPSGVTGDEKLAVLVGYLLLSACLSVSIARMYAEPSSRIVRRWLIPRRSRPNSEYNERNQPDAEHPQSRIE, encoded by the coding sequence ATGACCGACGTCACCACGCGAAACCGGAAGATCGATTTCCTCCGTGGCATCTCGATCCTGCTCGTGCTGTTTCACCACTTCAATATCGCCTATCGGCTGAACGACACTTTTCTGTCGCGCGTATTCGGCTGGGAGGCGGTTCGGGCCGTTGTGAGAAACGGCAACTACGGGGTCACGATGTTTTTCGTGATTTCGGGCTATCTGATCACGAGCAACGCAATTCGTCGCTGGTCCGAACTCGGCCAGGTCGATGTCCGGGCGTTTTACGGCTTACGCATTGCGCGCATCGTTCCGTGCCTGTTGCTGCTATTGGCCGTCGTCAATGCGCTGGCGCTAGCCGGCATCGCCGTCTTCCAGAACCACTCGCCGGCCGGGACACCAGTTTCGTTTTGGCTAGTAAATCTGGCTTCGTTGACGTTCTGGATGAACGTGTTGATCAGCACGCACGGTTGGACCAACTATGCGCTCGGCGTGTTGTGGTCGCTTTCCGTCGAGGAGGTGTTTTACCTCTCGTTTCCTCTGCTTTGTCTCGCGTTTCGCAGGGAGGGGCAGCTCGTTGCTTTCTGGCTCGCGTGCATCGTCGTCGGTCCGGCTTACCGTTTCCTGCATCAAGGTGACGAGGGTGGTTATCTCTACGCGTATTTCGCCTGCTTCGACGCAATCGCCACCGGCTGTTGCGCGGCGCTGCTCGCGAGGCGCGCCGTGTGGCGTGGCCGCGCGTGGAGCATGTTGGCGTGGCCGACGGCGGTGGCCATGACGTTCGTTTATCTGGCCTGGCCGATCCACGAAAGCAACGTGTTCGGTGTCACGGCAATTGCCTTCGGCACTGCGGTTTTGCTGCTGGCCGCAAATGATCGCCCGGACGGATCAATAGTACGAAGCACGCGTGCGTCCACTGTGCTAGAAGGGTTCGGAAGGCTTAGCTATGAACTCTATCTGTTTCACCTTATCGTGCTGGGCCTGTTGCGGACGATTTTCCCGCCTTCCGGCGTGACGGGCGACGAGAAACTGGCGGTTCTGGTCGGTTATCTGTTGCTTTCTGCCTGCCTGAGCGTATCCATCGCGCGAATGTACGCTGAACCGTCGAGTCGCATTGTGCGCCGGTGGCTGATTCCGAGAAGATCTCGACCTAATAGCGAGTACAACGAGCGGAATCAACCTGACGCCGAACACCCTCAATCTCGAATCGAGTGA
- the bla gene encoding class A beta-lactamase, which produces MTHSITRRKLLIGLPLLAGMGVAPALRAADSPFSDIERRHGGRLGVFAIDTGSGRTLSHRADERFLMCSTFKGLLAAQILSRVDSGAERLDRLVHYTEKDLIFTSPVTKANVARGALSIDALCQATLVESDNTAAILLMRSAGGPAALTRFVRGLGDPVTRSDRYEPESNRYRGVLDTTTPKAIITTAQHLLLGDALSASSRAQLERGMTDCKPGLNRIRAVLPAGWQAADRPGTSVESETNDYALVRPPGRAPLLVAVYYDAPGVSMDAREAVLREAGTAFVQWATSAA; this is translated from the coding sequence TTGACTCACTCGATCACGCGTCGAAAGCTGTTGATTGGATTGCCGCTGCTCGCCGGCATGGGCGTGGCTCCCGCATTGCGTGCAGCCGATTCACCGTTCTCCGATATCGAGCGTCGCCATGGCGGCCGCCTCGGCGTGTTTGCGATCGATACAGGCTCGGGCCGCACATTGAGCCACCGCGCCGACGAACGCTTCTTGATGTGCAGCACGTTCAAGGGATTGCTCGCAGCGCAGATACTGTCACGCGTCGATAGCGGCGCGGAGCGACTCGATCGACTCGTTCACTACACGGAAAAGGACCTTATTTTCACGTCACCCGTGACCAAGGCCAACGTCGCGCGTGGTGCGTTGTCGATCGACGCACTCTGCCAGGCGACCCTGGTGGAGAGCGACAACACGGCCGCGATCTTGCTAATGCGCAGCGCCGGTGGTCCCGCGGCATTGACCCGGTTCGTTCGTGGACTTGGCGATCCGGTCACGCGCTCGGACCGCTATGAGCCGGAGTCGAACCGTTATCGCGGTGTGCTCGACACCACGACGCCGAAGGCCATCATCACCACGGCGCAACACCTTCTGCTCGGTGATGCTCTGAGCGCCAGCTCTCGCGCACAACTGGAACGCGGAATGACCGACTGCAAGCCGGGGCTTAACCGGATTCGCGCCGTGTTGCCGGCCGGCTGGCAGGCGGCCGACCGGCCCGGTACCAGCGTCGAGAGCGAAACCAACGACTACGCGCTCGTGCGCCCGCCTGGGCGCGCGCCGTTGCTCGTTGCTGTCTACTACGATGCGCCGGGCGTCAGCATGGACGCGCGTGAGGCCGTTTTGCGCGAAGCGGGCACGGCGTTCGTGCAGTGGGCCACGAGCGCGGCATGA